In Castanea sativa cultivar Marrone di Chiusa Pesio chromosome 6, ASM4071231v1, a single window of DNA contains:
- the LOC142641189 gene encoding SKP1-like protein 21 isoform X2: protein MSEVDMAVIEPEMMKSYIWLQTADGSIQQVDQKVAIFSPMIRQEIMQKGMGSSKNYAISLPQQVNPVMLSLILDYCRFHQVTGHSPKEIKSFDEKFIRMDTKKLCELTSAADSLQLKPLVDLTSRALARIIEGKTPEEIREIFHLPDDLTEEEKLEPLKNTTDDLRIRLLNRLYARKRKELKEREKLKNVEAEEEHVDDRSVDDLLSFINGGNGDSKGVKASKNKKKNRRRKDQQKSVSIDESIQSRKDSNGLNFACHSAEVDKLRPHPGETSKLLDVEDDAFANKVEFDDGDIDDEIDPALKEIIDREVEDFARRLNSDWPKRMQEILRPVHLSINGNGSIKRYSNPERK from the exons ATGTCAGAAGTTGATATGGCAGTTATTGAACCCGAG ATGATGAAGTCCTATATCTGGCTTCAGACTGCTGATGGTTCAATCCAACAAGTGGATCAAAAGGTTGCCATCTTTTCTCCTATGATACGTCAAGAAATAATGCAAAAAGGCATGGGATCGTCCAAGAACTATGCAATATCCCTTCCACAACAAGTTAATCCTGTTATGTTGAGCTTAATTTTGGATTACTGTAGGTTTCATCAAGTGACAGGTCACTCACCCAAG GAAATCAAGTCTTTTGATGAAAAGTTCATTAGGATGGACACAAAGAAGCTCTGTGAGTTGACATCTGCTGCTGACAGCCTCCAGTTAAAGCCTTTGGTGGATCTTACTAGTCGTGCACTTGCACGAATAATAGAAGGGAAAACCCCCGAGGAGATTCGTGAGATATTTCATTTGCCTGATGATCTTACAGAG GAAGAGAAACTGGAACCTTTAAAAAACACAACGGATGACCTACGCATTCGACTTTTGAATCGACTGTATGCAAGAAAGAGGAAGGaactaaaagagagagagaaactaaag AATGTTGAGGCTGAAGAAGAGCATGTGGATGACCGTTCAGTTGATGATCTCTTGTCATTTATAAATGGAGGAAATGGAG ATTCTAAGGGGGTTAAAGCttcaaagaataaaaagaagaacCGGAGAAGAAAAGATCAGCAGAAAAGTGTTTCTATAGACGAATCCATACAAAGCCGTAAG GATTCAAATGGTCTTAATTTTGCATGCCATAGTGCTGAAGTTGATAAATTGCGGCCCCATCCTGGTGAGACATCAAAATTACTTGATGTGGAAGATGATGCTTTCGCAAATAAGGTTGAGTTCGATGATGGTGATATTGATGATGAAATTGACCCTGCACTAAAGGAAATAATTGATAG GGAGGTGGAAGATTTTGCGCGGAGATTGAATTCAGATTGGCCTAAAAGGATGCAGGAGATTCTTAGGCCAGTACATTTATCCATCAATGGAAATGGTTCCATAAAGAGATACTCTA ATCCAGAGAGGAAATGA
- the LOC142641189 gene encoding SKP1-like protein 21 isoform X1 yields MSEVDMAVIEPEMMKSYIWLQTADGSIQQVDQKVAIFSPMIRQEIMQKGMGSSKNYAISLPQQVNPVMLSLILDYCRFHQVTGHSPKEIKSFDEKFIRMDTKKLCELTSAADSLQLKPLVDLTSRALARIIEGKTPEEIREIFHLPDDLTEEEKLEPLKNTTDDLRIRLLNRLYARKRKELKEREKLKNVEAEEEHVDDRSVDDLLSFINGGNGDSKGVKASKNKKKNRRRKDQQKSVSIDESIQSRKDSNGLNFACHSAEVDKLRPHPGETSKLLDVEDDAFANKVEFDDGDIDDEIDPALKEIIDREVEDFARRLNSDWPKRMQEILRPVHLSINGNGSIKRYSRPDPERK; encoded by the exons ATGTCAGAAGTTGATATGGCAGTTATTGAACCCGAG ATGATGAAGTCCTATATCTGGCTTCAGACTGCTGATGGTTCAATCCAACAAGTGGATCAAAAGGTTGCCATCTTTTCTCCTATGATACGTCAAGAAATAATGCAAAAAGGCATGGGATCGTCCAAGAACTATGCAATATCCCTTCCACAACAAGTTAATCCTGTTATGTTGAGCTTAATTTTGGATTACTGTAGGTTTCATCAAGTGACAGGTCACTCACCCAAG GAAATCAAGTCTTTTGATGAAAAGTTCATTAGGATGGACACAAAGAAGCTCTGTGAGTTGACATCTGCTGCTGACAGCCTCCAGTTAAAGCCTTTGGTGGATCTTACTAGTCGTGCACTTGCACGAATAATAGAAGGGAAAACCCCCGAGGAGATTCGTGAGATATTTCATTTGCCTGATGATCTTACAGAG GAAGAGAAACTGGAACCTTTAAAAAACACAACGGATGACCTACGCATTCGACTTTTGAATCGACTGTATGCAAGAAAGAGGAAGGaactaaaagagagagagaaactaaag AATGTTGAGGCTGAAGAAGAGCATGTGGATGACCGTTCAGTTGATGATCTCTTGTCATTTATAAATGGAGGAAATGGAG ATTCTAAGGGGGTTAAAGCttcaaagaataaaaagaagaacCGGAGAAGAAAAGATCAGCAGAAAAGTGTTTCTATAGACGAATCCATACAAAGCCGTAAG GATTCAAATGGTCTTAATTTTGCATGCCATAGTGCTGAAGTTGATAAATTGCGGCCCCATCCTGGTGAGACATCAAAATTACTTGATGTGGAAGATGATGCTTTCGCAAATAAGGTTGAGTTCGATGATGGTGATATTGATGATGAAATTGACCCTGCACTAAAGGAAATAATTGATAG GGAGGTGGAAGATTTTGCGCGGAGATTGAATTCAGATTGGCCTAAAAGGATGCAGGAGATTCTTAGGCCAGTACATTTATCCATCAATGGAAATGGTTCCATAAAGAGATACTCTA GACCAGATCCAGAGAGGAAATGA